Sequence from the Thalassoglobus sp. JC818 genome:
CGGTTGAATGTGCGGAGCACGCCATCGAAGTTGTCTCCACGACATCCATCGACGTCGTCATTCTCGACATGCATATGCACGTGATGACGGGGCTGGAAGCGATCCGCTGGTTGCGTGAACATCAATCGCGATTGCCCTGCATTTTGATGACTTCGGACCTGTCGCGAGAACTGGAAGCGGAAGCCTACGGACTGGAAGCATTCTCTGTCCTCAGGAAGCCTCCTCGTGCGCAACATTTGATCGATACCATCAATTGTGCTTTGGAGTTATAGTTTGATTGGAATGCGGTCGTTTCTTACCCGATGGAGATGTTCAGTCTCGATCGTTTCGACGATTGCAATTATCGCGGTAGCGGTTAGTCAATTGGGGAGTCAGTTGCGATTCTCTCTTTCGTGGTTACAGGTCAGCCAGCGAAAGACCCATCCCGCCGCATTGATCACGTCGAATTAGCAAGGTCGGACGGACGATGGCATTGGTCACGATTCAGGTGATTCAGGGGCACGAAGCGGGAGTTGTCTTGCGGGATCTCGAAACGCCGTTCACGATTGGACGCGAAGAAGAGAACGAAGTTCAGCTTAATGATGAGCGGATCAGTCGTTTCCATGCAAAAGTTCAGGGAAACGAAGATGCTTTGATCATCACCGACCTCGACAGCACCAACGGGACTCGGGTAAACGGGCACTACACAAAAATGCGGATGATTCAGCCCGGGGATCAAATCGCGGTCGGCCGCTGTCTGTTGATTGTCGGCAAGCCAGTGGAAATTGACATCGCCGGTGCTGGAGTTCCAATCGATCCGGATGACGATTCCAGCATCTTTCTTGAAGACAGCGAACTTGTTCAACCCGCTTTTCCAGGCGGTCCGCCGGCTTGTCCTGACGACCTGAACGCACTGCAAGCTGCACAAGTCGCCAGCCTGATCGAGTTTGCCAGAACTGAGGTCCTCGCGGCGCTGAACTCGATTTCAAGTCGAACGCAAAGCGACGGCGATCAGAGTGACGAAGAAGTCAAAGAAGACGTCATGCTCCCTCACGAAGCATGGCACCGGTTGCAATCTGTACCGGGCGTACTGGCTCGCTATCTGAACGAGCTGGCCAACCCCTCCGATCATTGAAGCCGCAGCTTCAAGCGCTTGACCGAGTTTGACAAGCTCTCCAAGCCGAAGAGGAGTGAAGTGGGCCGATTGGGGTTTCGAACGAGAGGCTGATCTCTTCTTCACAGGGCGATCGCGATGACGGCTAGAATCGCGACCCAGACGACCCCCAGAAAGTGCCAGAACCAGGCGCATGCCCGAACGCCCCAGAAATACTCATGGTCATACCGATCGCTCCAGGATCGAGTGACGATCAGCGAGAGAAACATCGTCGCCACAAAAAAGTGGATCGCGTGGAGCGTCGCGAGGCAGAGGACGAAAGCAGTCACTCCGACTGTTGCTGACTCGTAAGTTCTTTCATTCGGAAACAGCGACCAGAGAGCGTAGCACTGCACGCCCATAAAGAGACTTCCCAGAATCAGGCTGGTGAGTAGCCACTTGCGAAAGGGTTTCTGTTGTTCCCGTTTCACGTGCGAGAGAGCTTTGCCGAGTGAGATGCTGCCGAGAAAGAGAATAAGTGTGCTGAACGCGAAAGCGGGAGGAAAGTAAAGTCCCTTGTGGTCGACGTTCGGTTTTCCGAAGAGTCGCTGTAACAGCCATGTCAGACCCATGGCAACGATGGCTGAACTGACGCAGACACCGACCATTCGCAGGGCTTGCAGACTTTGGCCTCCTGCGTATCGGTTCGGTATTGAAATAGAACGCTGAGAGCCAGGCATAATTGCCATCCAAACGGGGCTCGGCAGTGAAAATTGCTGAATGAGAACTCTCTTTACTCACTCATGATTTGAAGAGTTATTCGGAGTCCGATCGCGACACATCGAAGAAGGTGCCCATCAGGTCGTGGCCTTTTTCGATCACTTCTTTTGTCTGTCGAGCTGCTGGTTCATTATAGGCACTTCCGCCAATCCCCCGCACATCCGAACCGCAGAATGCGTAGGGAACGTAACCGTGGCTGTGAGTCTTGGTGCGGAGAAATGTCGGATGATCCGGGCAGACAAAAATTCGGTAGTCACCCTGCTCACGCAGGTGACGATGGAGAGGACCGACGATCTTTTCGTCGATCTCTTCAAGTGCGGTCACTTTTTCTTTGGCAAGGCCTTCGTGAGAAGCTTCGTCAGTCGCTTCAACGTGGACGACCACGAAGTCATGTCCTTTGTTGAGTGTTTCGATCGCTGCGCGTCCTTTGGCAGCATAATCCGTGTCGAGATACCCGGTGGCACCTTCGACTTCGACGACATCCCAGCCAATCAGCTTTCCGATGCCGCGCAGCAGATCCACAGCAGTAATCACTGCTCCACGTACTCCGAATCTCTCGGAGAACAGTTGAAGATCCGGCCGCGACCCTTGTCCCCACAGCCAGGCTTGCGTGGCTGGAAGAAGACCGTCTGATAGACGTTTCTGGTTGGCCTCAGAGCCTTGGAACAACTCGACGCTCTTCTCCATGAGCGCGCGAAGATCGCATCCTCCTGAACCCATGGGGAGATGATCCGCGATCGGT
This genomic interval carries:
- a CDS encoding FHA domain-containing protein encodes the protein MALVTIQVIQGHEAGVVLRDLETPFTIGREEENEVQLNDERISRFHAKVQGNEDALIITDLDSTNGTRVNGHYTKMRMIQPGDQIAVGRCLLIVGKPVEIDIAGAGVPIDPDDDSSIFLEDSELVQPAFPGGPPACPDDLNALQAAQVASLIEFARTEVLAALNSISSRTQSDGDQSDEEVKEDVMLPHEAWHRLQSVPGVLARYLNELANPSDH
- a CDS encoding cofactor-independent phosphoglycerate mutase yields the protein MKYALVIPDGCADEAQETLGGKTPLEAANVPNMDEIAKLGRLGQTDNVPESMPSGSDVGTMSLFGYDPLVYHTGRAPLEAAAQGIELETGDWAIRCNLVTVVDGIMKSFTAGQISNDIARELIELLQSHCCGNQHWKFHAGVSYRNLLIYRARGEKAPFATDTYTVPPHDITDQPIADHLPMGSGGCDLRALMEKSVELFQGSEANQKRLSDGLLPATQAWLWGQGSRPDLQLFSERFGVRGAVITAVDLLRGIGKLIGWDVVEVEGATGYLDTDYAAKGRAAIETLNKGHDFVVVHVEATDEASHEGLAKEKVTALEEIDEKIVGPLHRHLREQGDYRIFVCPDHPTFLRTKTHSHGYVPYAFCGSDVRGIGGSAYNEPAARQTKEVIEKGHDLMGTFFDVSRSDSE
- a CDS encoding response regulator, giving the protein MNLAKESKSDASPQLLVADDDCAFRETVLELLEPHFQTIAVECAEHAIEVVSTTSIDVVILDMHMHVMTGLEAIRWLREHQSRLPCILMTSDLSRELEAEAYGLEAFSVLRKPPRAQHLIDTINCALEL
- a CDS encoding cytochrome c oxidase subunit 3: MPGSQRSISIPNRYAGGQSLQALRMVGVCVSSAIVAMGLTWLLQRLFGKPNVDHKGLYFPPAFAFSTLILFLGSISLGKALSHVKREQQKPFRKWLLTSLILGSLFMGVQCYALWSLFPNERTYESATVGVTAFVLCLATLHAIHFFVATMFLSLIVTRSWSDRYDHEYFWGVRACAWFWHFLGVVWVAILAVIAIAL